From the Candidatus Vicinibacter affinis genome, the window CCTATCTTTTTGGCAATCTCAGCCAACTGGTGCATTGTCACCCCGATGCGTTTTGCGAGATCTGACGTGTCTCCTTCCGGGTACTCTGCAGCGACAATCCTTTTTTCCTCGTCGGTCGTTCTGCGCGCCGATGAGTGCCGGCTAGGGTCTATCATGCCGAGACTTGCAAGGTGAGTAAGCCGACCGGACGCCTGGCTTTTTGACAATTTCATCGTGGCCATGATATCCGCCAGAGACGCTCCGCTCTTGCGCGCGGCGATGATAAGCGGGTCGAGCACATCCCAATTGGGGAGGCCGTTTTTTAACCCCTCTCTCATGCTGGCACGAACACGGTTTTACGCGCCGTGCGACCAATTTCGACGAGTCCGTAGACGATCACTTCGTCGTCGCTGCGCAGCGCCATTGCTGTTGCCGTATCTAGATCTGCAACAATGCTTTGGTTTGCTGGCGAATCGGTCCCCTGAACCATGTAGGCCGAGTAGCGCGGACAAACGCCAGTTGGCGCGGAGGCCATCTCGCTCGGTCTTCTGGCGCGCAATGCGATTGATGATCTTCACCATCTTGGCCGGTGTCCGCGACCGCTTGCGCGTCGTCATTGCCAGCGCTCAACCATTCGCGCCCCTTCTGCGCAATGTGGTACGTCACGAAGCGCGTCATTTCGTCCTGCTCGATCGTCAGCAGGCCAGCCTTTTTTGCCACTCCGGCGTTGTCGCGCACCTGGCCGGCGGTGAGCCCTGCAGATTCTGCAAGCTCCGCTGTTGTCAGGCCACAATCTGCGTTGGCCAGCGCGCGTAGAATCTTCGCGCGGGCGCCGTTTTGTTGGGTTTTTGGTTCCATTGTTGGTCCTTGTTGTTGGTCGCGCCTAATTGGCGTTTAAGTTATGCGGAGGGTGTATCCACATTCTGGAGCCGTTCGCACTTGATCGAACTGGAACAGCAGCATCGCCGGCCAGGTTTGCCCGTTTTGTTCAGCCTTCGTCAGCGATGCCTTTAGGGCCTGTCGTGCAGACTCTTCAGAGAGAAAAATTGTCGCTCCACGATCAAACAAAAGGCAGTCACGCGCGGGGTCTTTGTTCGTACCGTAGGCCATTGGGCCTTGCCCAACATGGCCGGAGTCCTTTTTTTCCTTCGGCCGTGCCGTGATGATGTATCCGCATATAAAATCGCTCATGTCGTGTCCTTTTGTGGTCAGAAGGGGATGTCGTCATCCATGTCATCGAAATACGGCTTTTTCTTTGCTGGCGCGCTCTGAGCCTGAGCCTGCGGCCGTTCAGCCTGTGGCGCCGGCCGCGATTCGCCATCGCTACTCTTTCCGCCGATCAAATCAA encodes:
- a CDS encoding helix-turn-helix transcriptional regulator, coding for MEPKTQQNGARAKILRALANADCGLTTAELAESAGLTAGQVRDNAGVAKKAGLLTIEQDEMTRFVTYHIAQKGREWLSAGNDDAQAVADTGQDGEDHQSHCAPEDRARWPPRQLAFVRATRPTWFRGPIRQQTKALLQI